The nucleotide window CCAAAAAGGACACGAGCGCCGATGAAAACAGGGTGTGGAGCTAAAATGGTTATCGTGTTGTTTAGAGGGACAATGAAGTACCGTGTGCATGACCTTGTCTTAGAGCATAATCATGAGTTGCACATTACTCAATGTGCGCAATGATGCCATCACAAAGAAAAGTAAGTGTGGCTCAAGGATTCCAAGCTGAAATAAGCGAGAATGCTGGACTTTCATTGAAACAGAGCCATGACCTTATGGGAAAGGAGGCAGGTGGGATGGGTAATGTGGGATATACTCGGGATGATCTTAAACGATATCTTCGAACGAGACGGGAAAGGAGCTTGAAATATGGAGAAGCAGGTAGCATGCTGAATTATTTTCAAGAGCAAACACTCGAGAATCTATCCTTTTTTCATGTCGTACAGCTGGACTGTTAAgaacaaataatgaatatcttTTGGGCTGATGCAGGAATGTTAATTGACTACAACTTTTTTGGAGACGTAGTCACATTCGACACAtcctacaaaacaaataaagaatatCAGCCACTTGGAGTATTTGTGGGTTTTAACCAGCATAGGCAAATTGTGATATTCGGTGCTGCCCTTATGTATGATGAGACGATAGATTCTTTCAAATGGATATTTGGTACATTTTTAGAAGCAATGTGCGGAAAGCGTCCAAGTACCATACTAACCGACCAAGATCACGCCATGGCAGCCGCTCTTTCAGTTGTCATGCCTGAAACATTTCACGGTCTATGTACGTTTCACATAAGGCGTAATTTTATGAAACATCTTGGcaatcactacaagaaaaataGTGATCTTCCATACATGTTTggtgcatgcacgtatgagtTTGAAGAAGTGGAACAATTCAATAGGGTGTGGGAGGCGATGGTGAAGAAACACAATCTTAAAAATAATGAATGGCTCTCCGGGTTGTATAGAATTCGTGATAAATGGGCAAAGTGCAtgatgaaagaaagatggaTTGCGGGAATGCGAAGCACCCAACTTAGCGAAAACCTTAATGCAGCaattaaaaatcatttgaaactggATCATGACCTTGTGCAGTTCTTTAGACATTTCAATCAGGTAGTTGATGAAAAGAGACATAATGAACTGATCGCAGAATATGAAATGAGGTAAAAGCTCCCCATGGTAGGGTTAAGGCAAACACCTATGCTTGTGCATGCATCAGAGACGTATTCACCAACCGTATTTGTTGCATTCCAAAATGAATATGGCGAGTCAACAGCTATGGTTATATTGAGACAACAAGATGCAGCGATGTTTGTGAAGTTTACGGTCATGAGGTATGATGGAGGACCTGAAAGAATAGTGGTATTCAATCGGAATGATCTAAGTGTACATTGTAGTTGCAAAAAATACGAGAATGAAGGCATTTTATGTGGGCATGCGTCGAAGGTGTTTGATACTGTGGGCATAAAAATAATTCCTCCTAAATACGTTAAGAGGCGATGGACAAAAAGAGCTCGGGCTGGAGACTGTTTTGATTGGCGAGGACGGGAAGTTGTGGCTGATCCTAAAGTAATGATTTCAACTCGTTATCGGGAGCTCGCTCCAACCATGATTAAGGTCGCAACTCGAGCAGCAATGTCGGAGGACACCAGCAAAGTAGCAATCACTGTCATATCTGATTTGGCAAAGAGAGTTGAACTCCTCCTCTCAGAAAGCGAAGAGCAACctttgcaaaataaaaaaaatctgaatatgGAGGAAcgagataaaattgaaattgtaaATGGAATGGGGGAGGCAGTAGTCGCAAGAGGCATTAAAAACGAGGCAGTGGGAAGAAAAGTAGAGTAATGCGAAGTTGGGTCAATAAATTTGACagagtaaaaagaaaatctagatTATCGAGAACTACACAGACTACAGTATGAATCAAATTTTGGTACTTGGGGAACATTTATGCTAAAACTAAGTTATCTTTATACTATTAACTAAAGTTTAGGTACCATTCGTTATGAAATAATATTATTGCCGTGTCAATACTGTAGGTCTCAGAATCGGAGCCGACATCGATTTCATTTGAGGAATACATGTTTATGGGATGCCGTTCATCTACTGACTCTGTTTTGGTTAGTATAAAATGGACATGACTCTTGcttttatttggatgtttctaacAGCATAAATAGTTACATTGATGTTACATTGTGTGATAATATTGTTACGGCCGTCATCCCTCCTGATATACCTATTTTGTTTGTCTTATACAATGATTTTGCCCATACGAAACTCGTAGACGCATTCAATGAGCCAGACAATGAATGGCCCTCCAAACGCTGTTGCTCCCGATATCGATGAAAGTCAAACGGTATGCATATATTTAGTAGTTAAAATAAAGACCTTCTTGTTCGTGTAGTAGagttacttttttttctttaattgtaatGGTGGGCACCCGAAAGCTGTCAAATCATGTAAATTATGTAGTTAACGTATGCTAGCTTTAATaacatattattttttattattccaAGGTCCACCGTTTGGCTAATCAGGAGCCTCCTGCAAATGTCCCTACAGAATGGATGCATCCcagattttctattttttccaaTCATAACTCCGTCAGAGATGTCTTAATGGTCTGATATATCATTTTTGTTATAATGTCTAGTCTAATTTAACTTTATAAGTGAGCAATATAGATACTGGTAATGATTTGTTAACAGTCGATTACTTATACCATATAATGTAGGAGGAGCGTGGGACAATTTCAACACACTGTGATGTTGATGCATATCATGTATTTGCACTATCACCTCAGGTGACAAACTTTTATCGTTACAGCAAATATTTATGTAATGTTATTAATTAGAGACTTGGATATCGTATATCATTAATCGTATGTTTCATTAATAATATTTGCTGATTTGCCATCGTTACGCATTTCAGGGAAGAAATAAAACATGGTGGTTTCGTAATACCTTCTCTAAGCGAAACTAAAAAGTTTTGTCAGAAGGAGGTTGAGATGAGAGGAGAAGATGTACCTGAATGCCATTTAGGTAAAAATAATATTGGGATTGATGAGTTTTGCAGGAATTTTTTGGATCTTATACGACTAAGTCAGCCTTTTGCAATGATTTAGATTCAAGAACTAACGAAGGGTTGTGTTTTTTTCTAAAGAATGGAGTTGATGTAAAGCTTCACAGTATGGGCTAAAGTCGCATTGAGAAATGCAGCatccaaaaaatttttaagaaaaccgTGAAATGTGTTAGAAATTATTTGTTCTAAGAATTTTACACTCCATAGTTTTTTACTGCATCAATGTTCACAAATTTCACATTGTAAATCGAGGATTAATGgtctaatattttaaaaaatttaatgcaaCTTGTTGATCGTGTCCTCACTGGTCTCTCTAATCTgtgtaaaattcatttttaaaaaatcagaaTAAAACAACATCCCCACATGGGAAACTTATTTTTAATCTTTGTTTGGGGGTTAACAAATTAAGTACGCAAGATTTGTAAGCAGGAAATGTCTGTGGTGTGTTTGTAAAGGCTAAGAGCTTAGTTGAACTAAGCATGGATCATACTGCAGCTTCATATCAAAAATGCACAACATCCACGCCTTTAGACCAAAACTGTATTCCTATGTATTAAATAAAGCACATGTGCAAACGAGAAGGCAGCGtcttttttttcatattctCTGCGGAACAGTTCCATCTTTTTTAAAACCTTATTCAGACTCATAAAAAACCGACTTGCGAGTTCTTCTCGTATTTTGTGGGCATAAAAGTTTTTCTCATTTTGATGGCATGGCTCAAAAGGTTGTGGGATAAAACTTGAAAAAAATGTTTGGCAAAAAGGGAGGTTGGTTTTCTGTCTCAAGTACGATTGGATCTGATGGTAGACAGTAGCGCACATTCGAGTAGATAGCTGTGAAAACAAATGGAAACAAAGCATGAGATATGGTTCGATGAGCACAATGAGTTAAACGGCATGGATTAAAATGGTAGAAATTCGTTGAAAGAAGACCTCGTCATGAAAGACGTGAAAGAGAAAGTTATAGCCTGGCACATCAAAAAAGAGGAGCTCAGGCGCCCACccaaaaatttgaaaagagTTGATCAAAACCGCAGTGACAAACAAGAACTCTATCTTCTTGTTTTAGACCGACAACAGGGTCAACCTTCTCAAAGCGAGAACCAGAAAGGTTATCAGAAATGAGGGCTGAGTGATAGGATTAAGATGTTACCTGGCATGCCattgaggtaaaaaaaaaatgttggatCTCACACTAATTGCGAGAGCGTTATACCTAAGTCAGCCTTTCGAATGACTTTAGATTGCTAAGACATAACATGTGTAGTTTTTTTCTAAGAATGAGCAGGTGTGAAACTTTCAGCCATCCATGCTAAAGTCGCCACCACATAGACAGAACCACAAAAAACGAGAAAATTAAGAACCATgataatttagaaaatttttggtttctaaGAATTTTACTCTAGTTTTTATTTCATCATTTACAAATTAATTATAATGtgtatgtatgacttgatggtaatctaatattttaaaaaattaattgatgTTGATCGTGTTTTTAACTGCTTCTAATTGTGTAAAggttaattttaaaaaatcagaataaaaaagcacaaaaaaaaatcttatttttaatctttctttGGGGTGAACAAATTAAGTAGCAAGTTTGTACAGAAAAGTTGTATTGTTTGTATAGCTCAACTGTTGCACTAGCACACATCAGCTTAGCTTCCTATCAAAATGACAAAATCCCCCTTAGACCAACCTATTCTATCTATTAAATAAATACAACCCAAGGCAActtttcaccaaaattttatctttttataaCCTTTTTCAAACACATAAAAAACGATGCCAgtttttcctgatttttcggTTCAAATGAAagtttcttcctcatttttggGGTGGCATGCTCAAAAGTTTGTTTGGAATAGCTAAAAAGTTTGGAAAAGGAAGATGGCTTTCTTAGTCCTAATACGATAGGGTTTTGTCTAAGCCAATACCCTTTCTATTTGATAGCTGTGAAAACCAAATGGAATAAGCAAGGAATGTTGATAAGCCAGAATGAGTTAAATCAATGATGAAAGATGTGGGGAGATGAAGAAGACTGTTCAGAGAGAGTAAAAAGAGATTATAGCTTGCAGTCAAAAAAAGAGGCAACTCAGCTCACATGAAGTTGCCGCGCAGCGGACAAAAAATTTGCACAAGAGTTGATGAAAACCCGTGACAAAACAAATAACACTTCATCTTTTTTGGTTTTGGACCGGGGACCGACAAAAGGATCAACCTTCTCCAAGCGAAGATATAAAGTTTTGAGATGGAGGCTGAGGTGAAGGAGAAGATGTACCTGGATGCCAttcaggtaaaaaaaaaatgttgggtTGATGAGTTTTCAGATTTTTGGATCTTATACCTAAGTCAGCTTTTGAATGACTTAGATTCAAGTCTAACACGTGTGTTTTTCTAAGAATCTCAGAAAGGACTTGTGTTACTTCTTTATATCGTGTTTATAGCgttgaaaaaaggaagaaacaatCTGACTTTGTCTTTAGCATGTTGAGTTCTAAAAGTTCCCAGTACCTTTTTTCCTCTCTATTTCACTTTTAATAGTGTTTTGATTGGACTTAGATTACTGAATCGATTTAGATGCTCCGAGTGTTTGTTTATATTTTGCATTTGTTGGGATATTCATATGGCAGATTTAGTGCTTATTTGTATTGGGTTTACTGAACATTAATTGTTCCCTTAATCAGTGGTTTTATTTTGTCTTTCGGGTTGTTCATTTTAGGGTTGGCTAATGTGATTTTGGACATTGACGTACAAGATCATGAAAAGAAAAGCACACTTAGAGGAGGTACGTATCCATTTTCTTACGACTGGAATATGTTAAGAAAtgggcttaatttcttttaggtagatttcttgttttgtgtggaagtaactagttttctaattgattttagttacttgaagtagtagccaagaaatattctatttagtttagaattagaagttatttcctacAAATGTAGGGattagaattggtttcctattgttatttgatttttggccaaataatattccctataaataggtgggttggcaTACTACACAGATATACACAAGGGCACACAAGATGGCATCATGTAACCTTATACATGGGatgagagagggttcttgggagatgagagatggtatacaaagGTTGGACTTgggttcaagttgtattcttgtataggatttttctctcataataaaTAATGGGTTTCTCTCCATGGacgtaggctcaatggtggagcCGAATCACGTTAAATACTGtgtgtcgtttatctttcatgcttgtggcttgtttgctcattaaattgttgtgtgaTTGAAatctcaatagttgtttgttcCGCATTTGGATCCTAGCAAAATATACTGGACTGGAATATATGTGGCTATTATTGTTGTTATAGTTTTATGTGAATAGACTGACTATTATGTGATACTATATGAAGGTGCTTCAGTTTGCAGGGGTTGAAAAATTCACCCCCGAGGTGGGTGAACAACTTGACATGGAAAAACATTCTGTCGTTCATCTTGTACTTGATCTAAAGAATCCTCCGGGCATGATAGTTCAAGTTTTTGAGGAGGGATACATTTGCAATGGGCGGATTCTTAGACGCGCAAAGGTAGGAGTCTCACGTGCTGTGGAGACCAGGGGAAGAAGCAAAAACGCATGAGTGAGATTATGAGATATGACTATTGTAGTATGTTTTAGACTCCACTTTATAGTACGTTCTACTTTTGAGACATTTCGCAAGTTTGCAAAGTTGCAAAAACTAGTTTCATTTCATGGTTGATGTACTTTATCAATGGTAATTAGGTAATGTGGATAATATCTGCTTCCGTGGTTgccaagaaaatgaaattttgtgcTATATAATCAACATGCAATCCCTAATATTTGCTTTCCTAGATAATAATGCTACAAAAAATGGGATCTTGTGCTATATAATCTGCATGTTATCGTTACTTCGTTCTTGATTTCCTTCTTCACAATGTGATTGATTAAATGCGATGAAGTACCACAACAGcaattttttctccttttgtttctttctgctTGGTGACCTTCTTTTTTTTagggaaaatgacctgtttcatccctcacatttcgcaaaaatattcttttcgtctctcacttttaaaatgaaataaattcgtccctgacatttaaaaattaaagctattacatccctgaacctaattttcaatctgaatcaaaccatccaataacccagtaataaatttcgaaAATAAAATTGATAGATCATTTGGTCAATTTCATCTTATTCACATGgcatttattaaaccaaaaaaatgaaacaagcaTGGAATGTTGATGAGCTGAATGAGTTAAACCATGATTAAAAATGTAGAAATGTGAAGAAGACTGTCAGAAAGAGTGAAAGAAAGGTTATACTGGCACTCAAAAAAGAGGCTGCTCAGCCCACCAAAAATTTGAAAGAGTTGATAAAAACCCATGACAAACAAAACTCATCTTCTTGGTTTTAGACCGACAAAAGGGTCAACCTTCTCCAAGCGAAACCAGAAAGTTTTCAGAATGAGGCTGAGGTGAAGGATAAGATGTACCTGGATGCCAttgaggtaaaaaaaaatgttgggtTGATGAGTATTCGGATTTTTGGATCTTATACCTAAGTCAGCTTTCGAATGGCTTAGATTCAAGACTAACATGTGTGTTTTTCTAAGAATGAGCAGGTGTAAACTTCACCTCATGCTAAAGTCCAGTGAGATAaaccacaaaaaagaaaaattaagaaccatgaaatttagaaatttttggTTCTAAGAATTTTACTCTAGTTTTTATTGCATCATTTACAAATTAATTATAATGtgtatgtatgacttgatggtaatctaatattttaaaaaattaattgatgTTGATCGTGTTTTTAACTGCTTCTAATTGTGTAAAggttaattttaaaaaatcagaataaaaaagcacaaaaaaaaatcttatttttaatctttctttGGGGTGAACAAATTAAGTAGCAAGTTTGTACAGAAAAGTTGTATTGTTTGTATAGCTCAACTGTTGCACTAGCACACATCAGCTTAGCTTCCTATCAAAATGACAAAATCCCCCTTAGACCAACCTATTCTATCTATTAAATAAATACAACCCAAGGCAActtttcaccaaaattttatctttttataaCCTTTTTCAAACACATAAAAAACGATGCCAGTTTTTCCTGATTTTGGTTGCATGAAAGTTCTTCCTCATTTTGGTGGCATGGCTCaaaagtttgtttggatagctAAAAAGTTTGGAAAGGAGATGGCTTCTAGTCCTAATACGATAGGGTTTTGTGCTAGCAATACCCTTTCTATTTTGATAGCTGTGACACAAATGGAATAAGCAAGGAATGTTGATAAGCAGAATGAGTTAAATCATGATGAAAGATGTGGGGAGATGAAGAAGACTGTCAGAGAGAGTAAAAGAAAGattatacttgcagtcaaaaaAGAG belongs to Coffea eugenioides isolate CCC68of unplaced genomic scaffold, Ceug_1.0 ScVebR1_3504;HRSCAF=4726, whole genome shotgun sequence and includes:
- the LOC113758024 gene encoding protein FAR1-RELATED SEQUENCE 5-like, with translation MMPSQRKVSVAQGFQAEISENAGLSLKQSHDLMGKEAGGMGNVGYTRDDLKRYLRTRRERSLKYGEAGMLIDYNFFGDVVTFDTSYKTNKEYQPLGVFVGFNQHRQIVIFGAALMYDETIDSFKWIFGTFLEAMCGKRPSTILTDQDHAMAAALSVVMPETFHGLCTFHIRRNFMKHLGNHYKKNSDLPYMFGACTYEFEEVEQFNRVWEAMVKKHNLKNNEWLSGLYRIRDKWAKCMMKERWIAGMRSTQLSENLNAAIKNHLKLDHDLVQFFRHFNQVVDEKRHNELIAEYEMR